A single window of Nocardioides baekrokdamisoli DNA harbors:
- a CDS encoding helix-turn-helix domain-containing protein: MTEATTEGLGADLQWDLADRLRKALRVSGVGVQEMADELEVERNTVGRYINGRGVPNRATLVVWALKTGVPIEWLTNAESPRRGAGGGSLFLVAERGSAMLRGCRDSNPRPSDP, translated from the coding sequence ATGACGGAAGCGACAACAGAGGGCCTTGGGGCCGATCTGCAATGGGACCTGGCCGACCGGCTGCGGAAGGCGCTCCGCGTCTCAGGCGTCGGCGTTCAGGAAATGGCTGACGAGCTGGAGGTGGAGCGGAACACTGTCGGCCGCTACATCAACGGTCGCGGAGTCCCGAACCGGGCGACGCTCGTCGTCTGGGCGCTCAAGACCGGCGTACCGATCGAGTGGCTCACAAATGCAGAGAGCCCCCGCCGTGGTGCTGGCGGAGGCTCTCTATTCCTCGTTGCGGAGCGTGGCTCCGCGATGTTGCGCGGCTGTAGGGATTCGAACCCCAGACCTTCTGATCCGTAG
- a CDS encoding MerR family transcriptional regulator, translating into MATSETEMVGTAEMTAALDVDRATVARWVQRGIAQPAGKLPGPNGAYFFDRSEIERLRVLRGDRKQMPAPEALMRTA; encoded by the coding sequence ATGGCTACCAGTGAGACCGAGATGGTCGGCACCGCGGAGATGACGGCGGCGCTCGACGTCGACCGCGCGACCGTCGCTCGCTGGGTCCAGCGCGGGATCGCGCAGCCTGCCGGGAAACTCCCCGGACCGAACGGCGCCTACTTCTTCGATCGCTCCGAGATCGAGCGCCTCCGCGTGCTGCGCGGCGACCGGAAGCAGATGCCAGCCCCGGAGGCGCTCATGCGCACCGCCTAG
- a CDS encoding HNH endonuclease, with product MSAAMLERPATRGTSNSNQRGSSYSRRRRREWLVENYRADEDAVYYVAGPYGPEREVRPACRCYRCGDLLTVDDVTVDRIIPGCQGGTYRRNNIRPACMACNSETGGSTRSKAKR from the coding sequence GTGAGCGCCGCGATGCTCGAGCGGCCGGCGACCCGCGGCACCTCGAACAGCAACCAGCGCGGCTCGTCCTATTCGCGGCGTCGGCGCCGTGAGTGGCTCGTCGAGAACTATCGGGCCGACGAGGACGCGGTCTACTACGTCGCCGGTCCATACGGACCTGAGCGTGAGGTGCGTCCCGCGTGCCGCTGCTACCGGTGTGGAGATCTCCTGACCGTCGACGACGTCACAGTCGACCGGATCATCCCGGGATGCCAAGGCGGGACATACCGCCGCAACAACATCCGGCCGGCCTGCATGGCTTGCAACAGCGAGACCGGCGGCTCGACCCGATCGAAGGCCAAGCGATGA
- a CDS encoding DNA polymerase III subunit beta family protein, translated as MSDRDKQMQISITVRQLQELVGPVLPCAGVDEMLPVLTAVDVWTDGKWIFAATTDRFRAALKRVAAAEGASFPEFHALIPTRVLESITKLFQGQRGSDPMLTLTVHKDQLTVEAGGGLVDLGSAKATYWLMTADNFPDVVSLIAKAIAAQGDDLGSQSGFNFEYLASFKSATVRRHEPLQLKLTSTASGKAGPALILGEDFAGILMPRVFIGDVADAAYDGSDWLPSIERRSAAIKASHKDRNAAAQKKLQKAGVA; from the coding sequence ATGAGCGACCGCGACAAGCAGATGCAGATCTCCATCACCGTGCGGCAGCTCCAGGAGCTCGTCGGACCGGTACTTCCCTGCGCGGGCGTCGACGAGATGCTGCCGGTGCTGACCGCGGTCGACGTGTGGACAGACGGCAAGTGGATCTTCGCGGCGACCACTGACAGATTCCGTGCCGCCCTGAAGCGTGTCGCCGCAGCCGAGGGCGCATCCTTCCCGGAGTTCCACGCCCTGATCCCGACACGGGTCCTCGAGTCGATCACCAAGCTCTTCCAGGGCCAGCGCGGCTCGGACCCGATGCTCACCCTCACGGTCCACAAGGACCAGCTGACGGTCGAAGCTGGCGGCGGACTTGTGGACCTGGGATCAGCAAAGGCCACCTACTGGCTGATGACGGCGGACAACTTCCCCGACGTCGTCTCCCTGATCGCCAAGGCGATCGCCGCCCAGGGCGACGACCTCGGTAGCCAGTCGGGGTTCAACTTCGAATACCTCGCCTCGTTCAAGAGCGCCACGGTGCGCCGGCACGAGCCGCTCCAGCTCAAGCTGACGTCCACCGCCAGTGGCAAGGCAGGGCCGGCGTTGATCCTTGGCGAGGACTTCGCCGGGATCCTCATGCCGCGCGTGTTCATCGGCGATGTCGCCGACGCTGCCTACGACGGGTCTGACTGGCTGCCATCGATCGAGCGACGCTCGGCGGCCATCAAGGCCTCCCATAAGGACCGGAACGCTGCCGCTCAGAAGAAGCTCCAGAAGGCAGGGGTCGCCTGA
- a CDS encoding ParB/RepB/Spo0J family partition protein, translated as MAKTAAEIPAETNMAQRSEYDANVLLGLIKPHPKNIRRKAVADDELVASIESQGLLQPLVVVPHGTTQDGKPFGAAAPSLANQTYLLIAGHRRLDGLKKAGFTHAPVIIRHDLTNEGDQIAAMLVENGRRTDLTALEEAEGYGQLKFDYGWKPGAIAKMSGHTAETINKRLKLLKLDDGIKTKVDKGQLNLEDAAAIADLPAAEQARVARTINGGYSSVKFELAQARERVKLGAEADKLGADLKAQGIEQRRMPATKSRYNLNDADDGMTPLGQTFSAEPSDHDGCLAFIDDNNGHRREIVYVCTDVARHDDQLDDVRRAKRLEEERLQREYDAHHAALEIARNLRLDAVIDSIKPGIKIDPALARIVKVLVGYRLRQLDTAALTYYFDRAGLADEQRWSTGVWNRKKVDVERFEAHLQAILDGPAYGILRTLIEIDLVHLETWAVNSVNHDAKSTEAWTHANVNQVAAYLGMTFEAGHEPTPIDDEILATIAGTEEAES; from the coding sequence ATGGCCAAGACAGCCGCCGAGATCCCGGCAGAGACCAACATGGCGCAGCGGTCGGAGTACGACGCGAACGTCCTCTTGGGCCTGATCAAGCCTCACCCGAAGAACATCCGCCGCAAGGCCGTCGCTGACGACGAGCTGGTGGCCTCCATCGAATCGCAGGGACTCCTGCAGCCCCTGGTCGTCGTACCCCACGGCACCACCCAGGACGGCAAGCCATTCGGCGCGGCGGCACCTTCGCTCGCCAACCAGACGTACCTCCTGATCGCCGGACACCGACGCCTCGACGGACTCAAGAAGGCCGGCTTCACCCATGCGCCGGTGATCATCCGTCACGACCTCACGAACGAGGGCGACCAGATCGCCGCGATGCTCGTCGAGAACGGGCGCCGCACCGACCTCACCGCGCTCGAGGAAGCCGAAGGGTACGGCCAGCTGAAGTTCGACTACGGGTGGAAGCCTGGAGCGATCGCCAAGATGTCCGGCCACACCGCGGAGACCATCAACAAGCGACTCAAGCTCCTCAAGCTCGACGACGGCATCAAGACCAAGGTCGACAAGGGACAACTCAACCTCGAGGACGCCGCGGCGATCGCCGACCTCCCCGCTGCAGAGCAGGCCAGAGTCGCCCGCACCATCAACGGCGGCTACTCGAGCGTGAAGTTCGAACTCGCCCAGGCACGGGAACGGGTCAAGCTCGGCGCAGAGGCAGACAAGCTCGGCGCCGACCTGAAGGCCCAGGGCATCGAGCAGCGAAGGATGCCGGCGACCAAGAGCCGGTACAACCTCAACGACGCCGACGACGGCATGACGCCACTGGGTCAGACGTTCTCGGCCGAACCGTCCGATCACGACGGCTGTCTCGCGTTCATCGATGACAACAACGGGCACCGGCGCGAGATCGTCTATGTCTGCACCGATGTCGCCCGGCATGACGACCAGCTCGACGATGTGCGGCGAGCGAAGCGCCTCGAGGAAGAGCGCCTGCAGCGTGAGTACGACGCCCACCATGCGGCGCTCGAGATCGCACGCAACCTGCGACTCGACGCGGTCATCGACTCCATCAAGCCGGGCATCAAGATCGACCCAGCTCTCGCACGGATCGTGAAGGTCCTCGTGGGCTACCGACTGCGGCAACTCGACACCGCGGCGCTGACCTACTACTTCGACCGCGCTGGCCTCGCCGACGAGCAGCGTTGGAGCACCGGTGTGTGGAACCGGAAGAAGGTCGACGTCGAGCGCTTCGAAGCCCACCTGCAGGCGATCCTCGACGGCCCGGCCTACGGGATCCTCCGCACCCTGATCGAGATCGACCTGGTCCACCTCGAGACCTGGGCGGTCAACAGCGTGAACCACGACGCGAAGTCCACCGAAGCCTGGACTCACGCCAACGTCAACCAGGTCGCGGCCTACCTCGGAATGACCTTCGAAGCCGGCCACGAGCCAACGCCGATCGACGACGAGATCCTCGCCACGATCGCCGGCACCGAGGAGGCAGAGTCATGA
- a CDS encoding DNA translocase FtsK: MTGNDATLSGPLLRAGCELVVTHQLASATYLHRKLGIPFDGALALIAELERAGVIEPHNGMAASRGIRYRADQLRDALAALEGAN; encoded by the coding sequence ATGACGGGCAACGACGCCACCCTGAGTGGCCCGCTCCTGCGTGCCGGCTGCGAACTCGTGGTGACCCACCAGCTCGCCTCAGCCACCTACCTGCACCGCAAGCTCGGGATCCCCTTCGATGGAGCGCTCGCCCTCATCGCTGAACTCGAGAGAGCCGGCGTCATAGAGCCCCACAACGGCATGGCCGCCTCCCGAGGGATCAGGTACAGGGCCGACCAACTCCGCGATGCTCTTGCGGCACTGGAAGGGGCGAACTGA
- a CDS encoding helix-turn-helix domain-containing protein: protein MSGHLIGCVKGQNLAPSHKLALLAFADSADDRTHIGFAGYEGVQAWTGCSRARAAKLIKDLVEWGLLKRHKTARPGQRAEYVVFPAGCCDVHRTPAEEPPLDLEHIARAAGVDVERVRQMFDAMARVQLDAEDGYPQENGSTGMDTSSVDASTGMDPFGGAYTETAAEAVDNPGMGPQRVSESRSNRNAFTSSNNNSPLPPPASRQGRCPAHPNGRANCRFCGTTPRQIAAAAKKAAADQAAGTKVAKQLENRVAATERKRNAAAVSTGMAKALQERARLDREAGR, encoded by the coding sequence ATGAGCGGCCACCTGATCGGGTGCGTCAAGGGCCAGAACCTGGCACCCAGCCACAAGCTCGCGCTCCTGGCGTTCGCGGACTCAGCCGACGACCGCACTCACATCGGCTTCGCCGGCTACGAAGGCGTACAGGCCTGGACCGGGTGCTCCCGAGCACGCGCAGCGAAGCTGATCAAGGACCTCGTCGAATGGGGGCTCCTGAAGCGCCACAAGACCGCTAGGCCCGGCCAGCGAGCCGAATACGTCGTCTTCCCCGCCGGCTGCTGCGACGTCCACCGCACGCCCGCCGAGGAGCCGCCTCTCGACCTCGAGCACATCGCTCGCGCTGCTGGCGTCGACGTCGAACGGGTGCGCCAGATGTTCGACGCGATGGCGCGCGTACAACTCGACGCCGAAGACGGATATCCACAGGAAAACGGGTCTACAGGAATGGACACGTCGAGCGTGGACGCGTCTACAGGAATGGACCCATTTGGCGGCGCGTACACCGAAACAGCCGCTGAGGCTGTGGATAACCCGGGAATGGGTCCACAACGGGTCTCGGAGTCACGCTCAAATCGGAACGCCTTCACTTCTTCAAACAACAATTCCCCCCTTCCCCCGCCGGCAAGCCGGCAGGGGCGATGCCCGGCACATCCCAACGGCCGAGCCAACTGCCGGTTCTGTGGCACCACGCCACGCCAGATCGCCGCAGCAGCGAAGAAGGCAGCGGCCGACCAGGCCGCCGGCACCAAGGTCGCCAAGCAGCTCGAGAACCGCGTGGCCGCAACCGAGCGCAAGCGCAACGCCGCCGCCGTGAGCACCGGCATGGCCAAGGCGCTCCAGGAGCGGGCACGACTCGACCGTGAGGCCGGCCGATGA
- a CDS encoding ParB/RepB/Spo0J family partition protein, with amino-acid sequence MTTTATDTPKIIINTPPGTQAGILERVLNAPHPRIALPEIAHHFDMSLADLQTLLNYRGYPNPGAMRSSVTTLRSLASPSAPPDRVNAIIEANEQTTLVRVAVADLQPDPSNLREDVHGRSPDSNGTNRIDDIEQLADSIREVGLLQPIVVRRTGSGRLVVVAGHRRLAAIQRLRWTDVDVIVRPPMRPDDVIAAMLIENGQRRDLDPIEEARGIRRLKAEHHMTDIELARKIGRSQSYVSARLALLNLTPQEQEGIRSGELTLGGATNLGRLNAGKVRHGSKGNISIAHYGPTHELASRATARCKRLGHTHKLAGGVACGPCWESVIRADERDHLQELNAHRTDCVTCGEPIDQNHAAEL; translated from the coding sequence ATGACGACCACAGCCACCGATACGCCGAAGATCATCATCAACACCCCGCCTGGCACGCAGGCCGGGATTCTCGAGCGCGTACTGAACGCCCCGCACCCACGGATCGCGCTCCCCGAGATCGCTCACCACTTCGACATGTCGCTGGCCGACCTCCAGACGCTTCTGAACTACCGCGGCTACCCCAACCCCGGTGCCATGCGGAGCAGCGTCACAACCCTGCGCAGCCTGGCGAGCCCGTCGGCCCCACCGGACCGCGTGAACGCCATCATCGAAGCCAACGAGCAGACCACGCTGGTTCGTGTCGCTGTCGCTGACCTGCAGCCGGATCCCAGCAACCTTCGGGAGGACGTCCACGGCCGATCTCCCGACAGCAACGGCACCAACCGCATCGACGACATCGAGCAGCTCGCCGACTCCATTCGCGAGGTCGGTCTCCTGCAGCCCATCGTCGTCCGACGCACCGGATCCGGCCGATTGGTCGTCGTCGCCGGCCACCGGCGTCTTGCTGCCATCCAGCGCCTTCGCTGGACCGACGTCGACGTCATCGTCCGACCACCCATGCGCCCAGACGACGTCATCGCCGCCATGCTCATCGAGAACGGCCAACGCCGCGACCTCGACCCGATCGAGGAGGCCCGTGGAATCCGCCGCCTCAAGGCCGAACACCACATGACCGACATCGAGCTCGCACGCAAGATCGGACGTTCGCAGTCCTACGTCTCGGCGCGACTGGCGCTCCTGAACCTCACACCGCAGGAACAGGAAGGCATCCGCTCTGGAGAACTCACCCTCGGCGGCGCGACCAACCTCGGCCGACTGAACGCCGGCAAGGTCCGCCACGGATCCAAGGGCAACATCAGCATCGCCCACTACGGACCAACCCACGAGCTCGCAAGCCGAGCAACCGCGCGCTGCAAGCGCCTCGGTCACACCCACAAGCTCGCCGGCGGCGTCGCCTGCGGACCGTGCTGGGAATCCGTCATCCGTGCCGACGAGCGCGACCACCTCCAGGAGCTCAACGCCCACCGCACCGACTGTGTGACCTGTGGAGAGCCCATCGACCAGAATCACGCGGCCGAACTGTGA
- a CDS encoding HNH endonuclease, translating to MTTTSDPRGTRAWRALRDRVVAEEPDCTLRLPGCTRASQTGDHIKPVETHPHLALERTNVRGACTSCNRLRGSIPNESLVLGDPTTHRARALDIFRPLTP from the coding sequence ATGACCACCACTTCGGATCCACGAGGCACGCGCGCCTGGCGCGCGCTCCGCGATCGCGTCGTCGCTGAGGAACCAGACTGCACGCTGCGCCTGCCAGGCTGCACCCGAGCCAGCCAGACCGGCGACCACATCAAGCCAGTCGAGACCCACCCGCACCTGGCGCTCGAGCGGACCAACGTCCGCGGCGCGTGCACCAGCTGCAACCGGCTGCGGGGAAGCATCCCCAACGAGTCTCTCGTCCTGGGCGACCCCACGACACACCGCGCACGAGCGCTTGACATCTTCAGGCCGCTCACTCCCTGA
- a CDS encoding phage portal protein family protein, which produces MATKKKAAPKAATSAVREMGYTVSTPGPFWAMLQTEKTPELRWPQSLQVFEDMLAQDGQVDATLKSITTPILRAGWRLDGAGCRPEVVAHVAKDLGLPVVGQDTDVPATRTRGRFSWTEHLQIAVQDHLQFGHAVFEQLYYLDPNDNLLHLRKLGFRPQRSIFAWDIASDGGLVSITQYARGFLAPAFGEWAGGGAVGATLPVSRLVVYVNEKRGGNWIGRSVLRSCYKNWLLKDRLLRIHAQSADRNGMGIPVYTAATDGDTEIEAGLEIASNIRAGDNSGVSIPKDAELELMGVTGQLIDPLNGVKYHDEQISRSMLANVLNLGQAKATGSWALGTTLMDILSLAIEAIAENVRDTATKHIIEDLVDVNYGPEEPAPRLVFDEIGSKNEQVIAAIASLVEAGVLQPDETLETFIRTTIGLPSRGGKILPPPATGAPKPPPQISVENDTSDPQEDS; this is translated from the coding sequence GTGGCCACCAAGAAGAAGGCTGCCCCGAAGGCCGCAACCTCAGCGGTCCGCGAGATGGGCTACACCGTCTCCACCCCCGGCCCGTTCTGGGCGATGCTGCAGACCGAGAAGACTCCCGAGCTGCGCTGGCCTCAGTCGCTGCAGGTCTTCGAGGACATGCTGGCTCAGGACGGCCAGGTCGACGCAACACTGAAGTCGATCACGACCCCGATCCTCCGGGCCGGCTGGCGTCTGGACGGTGCCGGGTGCCGTCCAGAGGTTGTCGCCCACGTCGCCAAGGACCTCGGCCTTCCCGTGGTCGGCCAGGACACCGACGTGCCGGCGACTCGCACCCGCGGCCGGTTCTCCTGGACCGAGCACCTGCAGATCGCCGTCCAGGATCACCTGCAGTTCGGTCACGCTGTCTTCGAGCAGCTGTACTACCTCGACCCCAACGACAACCTGCTGCACCTCCGCAAACTGGGCTTCCGTCCGCAGCGATCCATCTTCGCCTGGGACATCGCCTCCGACGGCGGTCTCGTGTCCATCACGCAGTACGCCCGGGGCTTCCTCGCGCCGGCGTTCGGTGAGTGGGCCGGCGGCGGCGCAGTGGGCGCGACGCTGCCGGTGAGCCGACTCGTCGTGTACGTCAACGAGAAGCGCGGCGGGAACTGGATTGGCCGCTCCGTCCTCCGGTCGTGCTACAAGAACTGGCTCCTCAAGGACCGGCTCCTGCGAATCCACGCACAGTCCGCCGACCGCAACGGAATGGGCATCCCGGTCTACACCGCCGCCACCGATGGCGACACCGAGATCGAGGCCGGCCTGGAGATCGCCAGCAACATCCGCGCAGGCGACAACTCGGGCGTCTCGATCCCTAAGGACGCCGAGCTCGAGCTCATGGGTGTCACCGGGCAACTGATCGACCCGCTGAACGGCGTGAAGTACCACGACGAGCAGATCAGCCGCTCGATGCTGGCGAACGTCCTCAACCTCGGGCAAGCGAAGGCCACCGGATCCTGGGCGCTCGGGACGACCCTTATGGACATCCTGTCGCTCGCGATCGAGGCCATCGCCGAGAACGTCCGGGACACCGCGACGAAGCACATCATCGAAGACCTCGTGGACGTCAACTACGGCCCCGAGGAACCCGCACCGCGGCTCGTGTTTGACGAGATCGGATCCAAGAACGAGCAGGTAATCGCGGCAATCGCCTCCCTCGTTGAGGCCGGCGTGCTTCAGCCCGACGAAACCCTCGAGACCTTCATCCGCACCACCATCGGTCTTCCCTCCCGCGGCGGCAAGATCCTGCCCCCGCCAGCCACGGGCGCACCCAAGCCGCCACCCCAGATCTCTGTCGAGAACGACACCAGTGACCCCCAGGAGGACTCGTGA
- a CDS encoding head maturation protease, ClpP-related, giving the protein MTRRVNTAAPIELSAALPAAGRLAIGREAQASAVPKVSVDGTKATIRIYGSIVSYSSWWGSASVCANDVAQALDELDPAVTEIQVRLNSPGGAAFEGVAILNLLRAHPAKITAVVDGLAASAASVIAVGCDETIMSPGSALMVHNPSGGAWGEVSDLQKVINQLNSLTGNMAALYAEATGSGTADDWAAVMDAETWYTATEAVEAGLADSTQVVPDAGKTITAGGTDDESEIEVDFEDDELMSALFARFGYRYAGRDAAPAPTQIAAAALAHIPPTASADGHTKTAQKETAMALPELITNARQELGLAETADEATVVAALSEALGIQPAAPVATATAAIPEGMSLIETDVLTELRTGAEDGRAARAQQIASHRDSLITAAIAAGKISPARKDHWIKQFAADAEGAEQVLAQLEPGLIPVDERGHAGDVDSSSTPQVSADALDALGATFGLQKGALNG; this is encoded by the coding sequence GTGACTCGTCGAGTGAACACCGCCGCACCGATTGAGCTTTCGGCCGCGCTGCCCGCAGCGGGCAGGCTCGCGATCGGCCGTGAGGCGCAGGCCTCCGCGGTCCCGAAGGTGTCGGTCGACGGCACCAAGGCCACGATCCGCATCTACGGGTCGATCGTGTCGTACTCCAGCTGGTGGGGCTCGGCGTCGGTGTGCGCGAACGACGTCGCCCAGGCGCTCGACGAACTCGACCCGGCCGTCACCGAGATCCAGGTCCGACTCAACAGTCCGGGCGGCGCCGCCTTCGAGGGCGTCGCCATCCTGAACCTCCTGCGCGCCCACCCCGCCAAGATCACCGCAGTCGTCGACGGCCTCGCAGCCTCGGCCGCGTCGGTGATCGCCGTGGGCTGTGACGAAACGATCATGTCGCCCGGCTCCGCACTGATGGTCCACAACCCGTCCGGCGGCGCCTGGGGCGAGGTCTCCGACCTCCAGAAGGTCATCAACCAGCTCAACTCGCTCACCGGCAACATGGCCGCCCTGTACGCCGAAGCCACCGGCTCCGGAACCGCCGATGACTGGGCCGCCGTCATGGACGCAGAGACCTGGTACACGGCCACCGAGGCCGTCGAGGCCGGCCTCGCGGACTCCACCCAAGTCGTGCCCGACGCCGGCAAGACAATCACCGCCGGCGGCACCGACGACGAGTCTGAGATCGAGGTCGACTTCGAGGACGACGAGCTGATGTCGGCGCTCTTCGCACGCTTCGGCTACCGCTACGCCGGCCGCGACGCCGCCCCGGCACCCACCCAGATCGCCGCCGCGGCGCTGGCCCACATTCCCCCGACCGCGTCCGCGGACGGGCACACCAAAACCGCACAGAAGGAGACCGCGATGGCATTGCCGGAGCTGATCACCAACGCGCGGCAGGAGCTCGGCCTTGCCGAGACCGCGGACGAGGCCACCGTTGTGGCGGCTCTCTCCGAGGCTCTTGGCATCCAGCCGGCCGCCCCTGTCGCAACCGCCACGGCGGCGATCCCGGAGGGCATGTCCCTCATCGAGACCGACGTCCTCACCGAGCTGCGCACCGGCGCCGAAGACGGCCGCGCAGCCCGCGCCCAGCAGATCGCGTCCCACCGCGACAGCCTGATCACCGCGGCCATCGCCGCAGGCAAGATCTCGCCGGCCCGCAAGGACCATTGGATCAAGCAGTTCGCGGCCGACGCGGAAGGTGCCGAGCAGGTGCTCGCGCAGCTCGAGCCCGGCCTGATCCCGGTCGACGAGCGTGGCCACGCCGGCGACGTCGACTCGTCCTCTACGCCGCAAGTCAGCGCCGACGCCCTCGACGCCCTCGGCGCGACGTTCGGCCTCCAGAAGGGAGCCCTCAATGGCTGA
- a CDS encoding capsid cement protein produces MAEYLPKTDDAIAWKVLATAAITGGLMVDNNGAIAGANSAIWLGIAGHDANIGDTVTTFLDDIQRPIAAAGGVAKNDRLKCAAGGTLTTWVSGTDAADLLVGFALEAGAAGAKFAAKFIR; encoded by the coding sequence ATGGCTGAGTACCTGCCCAAGACCGATGACGCGATCGCGTGGAAGGTTCTTGCGACCGCAGCGATCACCGGCGGCCTCATGGTCGACAACAACGGTGCGATCGCCGGTGCCAACTCCGCGATCTGGCTTGGCATCGCCGGCCACGACGCGAACATCGGCGACACCGTGACCACCTTCCTCGACGACATTCAGCGGCCGATCGCGGCCGCTGGCGGTGTCGCCAAGAACGACCGCCTCAAGTGCGCTGCCGGCGGAACGCTCACCACCTGGGTCTCCGGCACCGACGCCGCCGACCTCCTCGTGGGCTTCGCCCTCGAGGCAGGCGCCGCAGGCGCCAAGTTCGCCGCGAAGTTCATCCGCTGA
- a CDS encoding phage major capsid protein, with protein sequence MANQDYSTNPSLNNGQITVDYLMNNPVILYRLLRTLVQQRLVGGRLLTGRVNLTGTGSVVYETNESIFTNDVPEIIDQLGEYPLTDTTGAVTNIATSLKRGQATLVSDELVARNRMDVLQRKLIKLANFLVFNFDSVTLSAIATAVTQTQGASVAWNAAGADQFLDLLLSGAKVDALNQGYAVDSVAAEPISWARLVASLAKTFAGALDFEGILRTGTVVEIAGLTLMKTTNLPSGVKVMVADSTQLGSIGWEDLGGGYQGDPSDPTAAEFKRIRKDENDGWKIQGRKTGVPLVQEPNAAVIVTGV encoded by the coding sequence ATGGCAAACCAGGACTACTCGACCAACCCGTCCCTCAACAACGGTCAGATCACCGTTGACTACCTGATGAACAACCCGGTCATCCTCTACCGCCTGCTGCGCACCCTCGTGCAGCAGCGACTGGTCGGCGGGCGGCTGCTCACGGGTCGCGTCAACCTGACCGGCACCGGTTCGGTCGTCTACGAGACGAACGAGTCGATCTTCACGAACGACGTTCCGGAGATCATCGACCAGCTTGGTGAGTACCCGCTCACCGACACGACCGGCGCGGTCACCAACATCGCCACGAGCCTGAAGCGCGGCCAGGCGACGCTCGTCTCCGACGAGCTCGTCGCACGCAACCGCATGGACGTGCTCCAGCGCAAGCTGATCAAGCTCGCGAACTTCCTGGTGTTCAACTTCGACTCTGTCACCCTCTCGGCGATCGCCACCGCGGTCACCCAGACGCAGGGTGCGAGCGTCGCGTGGAACGCCGCGGGTGCCGACCAGTTCCTCGACCTCCTGCTTTCGGGCGCCAAGGTCGACGCGTTGAACCAGGGGTACGCCGTCGACAGTGTCGCGGCCGAGCCGATCTCGTGGGCGCGACTGGTCGCATCGCTGGCGAAGACCTTCGCGGGCGCGCTGGACTTCGAGGGCATCCTTCGGACGGGCACGGTCGTCGAGATCGCGGGCCTGACCCTGATGAAGACCACGAACCTGCCGTCCGGCGTCAAGGTCATGGTCGCCGACTCCACCCAGCTCGGCTCCATCGGCTGGGAGGACCTCGGTGGCGGCTACCAGGGCGACCCGTCCGACCCGACCGCGGCCGAGTTCAAGCGGATCCGCAAGGACGAGAACGACGGCTGGAAGATCCAGGGTCGCAAGACCGGCGTCCCGCTCGTCCAGGAGCCGAACGCGGCCGTCATCGTGACGGGGGTCTGA
- a CDS encoding phage virion morphogenesis protein codes for MSLDIVVDDTRVLHRLQTVQERLEDDKRLLGHLSELLTGYIKETYDTADDGKWAPDDVVTTSEKGSSRILIDTGLLLRSLTDPHIDGEAVKATSGPAKYAGYLKAGARGTAKRDPLPAPSERLVIDWASSLLKHIVEEL; via the coding sequence ATGTCCCTCGACATCGTCGTTGACGACACCCGGGTACTGCATCGCCTGCAGACCGTCCAGGAACGCCTCGAGGACGACAAGCGCCTCCTCGGCCACCTGTCCGAACTTCTGACTGGCTACATCAAGGAGACCTACGACACCGCGGACGACGGCAAGTGGGCGCCCGACGACGTCGTCACCACGTCAGAGAAGGGCAGTAGCCGCATCCTCATCGACACCGGACTCCTGCTCCGCAGCCTCACCGACCCGCACATCGACGGGGAAGCCGTGAAGGCCACCAGCGGGCCCGCCAAGTACGCCGGGTACCTCAAGGCCGGCGCCCGTGGAACCGCGAAGCGCGACCCCCTCCCCGCGCCGTCGGAGCGGCTGGTCATCGACTGGGCGTCGTCCCTCCTGAAGCACATCGTCGAGGAGCTCTGA